GATTACGCGTTTGAATTTGGGTTTGTAGTCGAGTAGATCTTCGACTTCGACGGCTTCGTCGGGGAAGTTGGAATGAACGTCATTGCTCTTTTTTGAATCTTTACTGTTTGTGTTTAAATCAGTGAATTTAAGGTCTTTTATCTCCTTGCTCGGGTGTGTCACAGTCTTACTCCTTGTCTCCTTCAGCTTATTTTTTTCCTGAGTTTTTTTCGGTGATTCCTTTTCATCTTGCTTTACCTTTTTTTGAGGTTTCGACTTTAAATTTCTCTCCTTGTCACTGAGTTCGCTGGCCTTGTCCTCAGTTCTCTTTCTCTTTTTCTCCGGAGACTCCTCAAACTTATCAACCCTCGGAGAGGAAACGTCAGAATTCTGACTCCTCGATTTCGTCTGACTTCTAACAcacaatttaattaaagttTAAGTGACAGTGACAGTGTGAGTAACTGAGTAAAAAGTACTTTGACTTTAGTTCATCGTATTTTTGCCTGAGAgttttcattttatttgCGAAATCCGGCAAATGCGTCATGTTCTCCTACACAATCATAAATTCCATCgtaatatgtaaataaggTTAAAATTGTGCTATAGTATGTAAATAAGGTTAAAATTGTGCTATAGTATGTAgttaggggtaaattaggagttaaaatagtatagttaagggGCAAATGAGGGAGAAACTTCGGGTTCCCAGGTGTTATCTTCTGGTGGATATCCTTTccattttatcaaatatttcGGCTAAAACATGTTGTCAAATGTTATTTTGTACCTTTCCCTTGACGTATTTGAAGTCTAGAACATCTTCAACTTCAAATTCGTCATCGTCATTTTCAGTTTCTGACATCTGATTAGTTTCCTCGTTAGACTCCTGGTTACTTTTAGTGGACTGGTTAGTTTCCTGGTTAGGCTCAGTGGACTGATTGGTTTCAGTGGTATGGTTGGTATCTTGGTTAGGTCCAGTGGTTTGGTTAGTTCCAGTGGTATGGTTAGGTCCAGTGGATTGGTTAGATTGTGTCATTGTGAGACTGGGTGGTTGAAAAAATCATTTGACTGGaggaataaatttaaattaaaatttgaaaaataaataactatagaatccagtaaaaaataaaagagaaataaaaaaagaaaaattTTGACAACCTCACACACTATTTGGTCTAACAACTTTAAATCCAGCCACAACTCACACCTCTCATTTTATCTCAATTATTACTCAATAAACTACTCATCCCACACTGGAAGATACACGAAtcagtaataattttacaccattcacacattaaatattttacaaaattactCTCATTCTCaattaaatattcattaaatCCCATTTAATCccttaaaaatgttaaattctTCGAATTTTAAGTGTAAATCAACTTGTTATTGTGTGTGTGTTTGGTTCTGTGTGGATTTATCTGCGATGAGGTTGTTGAGGTAGTCGATTTTAGTTTTAAGGACGTCTACGKTGACTAATAAGCGTTGATCTGTGTCTGTAGTATTACAGGCCCAGACTTTAGTCTCTGCGTCTGCGTGGAATTCTAACCCCGCAAACGCCGTTAACTCGTAAATAAGATTCGGCTCCTTCTCAAAATCAACGTTTTCTATCATCTGTGATATCTTTTCACTGAATTTTAGCCTGGAATTGATCTTCTCCACGTCCTCCAAATTACCCTCCAGTCTCCTAAAACATTTGGACGCGTAAATTTTACCTATATTCCGATTCCAGTAGATTACAGCGATCATAGAGTTTCTCTATGATTCTCGAATTCTCCTGCGCCATCCCCGGATTCCTCACCATCCCCAAATCCCTCAACAAACTTACTTCACCCTAATCATCATTATGtcatataattaatgtgtaaatgtgataatgtgtagataatgtgtaaatgtgtaaatgtgtaaatgtgatGGTGTTGTACGTTGATGACGGCGTCTGAGATGGCGATGACGTTTCCGATTTTGAACCTTTCCAGGGCCCTAACTGTTATGACTCCCGTCTTATCCAAATTCGTTATATCCACAAACTAATCCCATaattaatcaaataaagtataaatagtataatagtataatagtataatagtataatagtataatagtataatagtataatagtataatagtataatagtataatagtataatagtataatagtataatagtataatagtataatagtataatagtataatagtataatagtataatagtataatagtataatagtataatagtataatagtataatagtataatagtataatagtataaatagtatgttACTTCGCATAGAGTGGCGTTGGGTAGAATTTCTGGTTTTTGTGTTTGTTGATCGACTTTGGAGACGAATGCGATAAAAATGCCGAAGATGTTACTCTCTCGTATTTCGTTCACCAGGAACTCCTTGTGCTCATCATCCAACACCATCGATGACTCCTGACCCGGCATCTAAATCATCATCACACATTTACAGTTAATAtcatataataaagtagctccctctcccctaGATAGTAAggtagctccctctaggggtatatagtaaagtagctccctctcggggtataaaataagttagctccctctaggggtatagttaGATATAGTCAggataatgtgtaataaaatACTAGTGGTGATTTGGAGGATAAAAATGTTGGAAATAGGTTAACGCATTTATGTGTTCCTGGTGTTTCAAACACTTTACTAATGTTCTTCGCCTGCACCAATGttcttattttattactttgtGACTCAGATCCGGAGAATCTATCCGATCCCTCGGGTTTATCAGTTTGTGTGAGCGTATTTTCACTGAGTGATCTGTTATTTTCTTCAAGTATGTAGTAAATTTTCTGTAGGTATTTGGTGTCTGGTTTCGTGGTTTTCCCAACGATTGGGAATTTAATtctatttatatttctCTGTATTAACTTTGATCTTTCTCTTGCTCTTTCCACCTCTTCCGCCActttattcattaaatcCTCAGCCTCAAACGCTTGAGAACGGGCCGCTCTCTGCGTCGTAGAATTTGACGGAAATGTTAACTTGTCCTTGTAAATCGCACACTCAAACATCATTTCG
The Theileria parva strain Muguga chromosome 3 map unlocalized ctg_530, whole genome shotgun sequence DNA segment above includes these coding regions:
- a CDS encoding Chromo (CHRromatin Organization MOdifier) domain protein, which gives rise to MTQSNQSTGPNHTTGTNQTTGPNQDTNHTTETNQSTEPNQETNQSTKSNQESNEETNQMSETENDDDEFEVEDVLDFKYVKGKPKYLIKWKGYPPEDNTWEPEENMTHLPDFANKMKTLRQKYDELKSKSQTKSRSQNSDVSSPRVDKFEESPEKKRKRTEDKASELSDKERNLKSKPQKKVKQDEKESPKKTQEKNKLKETRSKTVTHPSKEIKDLKFTDLNTNSKDSKKSNDVHSNFPDEAVEVEDLLDYKPKFKRDYYLVRWKGDWEDSWEPRENLLILGELTNKMNDLKMSYLRVYGNSEMENDVFVVIQSIRICGNATLSAVVVEVTRDSEKRTLFPLQEVRQRWPQQLLDFLLSRLRLKTS
- a CDS encoding ATP-dependent protease La (LON) domain protein; this translates as MCKFYLLIQTTLTFIGIHRFLHGYRILNPIPGLNSVNFTGTKFASIDHSTEFPGTKFHTADPMYVKHIDEMMFECAIYKDKLTFPSNSTTQRAARSQAFEAEDLMNKVAEEVERARERSKLIQRNINRIKFPIVGKTTKPDTKYLQKIYYILEENNRSLSENTLTQTDKPEGSDRFSGSESQSNKIRTLVQAKNISKVFETPGTHKCVNLFPTFLSSKSPLMPGQESSMVLDDEHKEFLVNEIRESNIFGIFIAFVSKVDQQTQKPEILPNATLCEFVDITNLDKTGVITVRALERFKIGNVIAISDAVINGEVSLLRDLGMVRNPGMAQENSRIIEKLYDRCNLLESEYRRLEGNLEDVEKINSRLKFSEKISQMIENVDFEKEPNLIYELTAFAGLEFHADAETKVWACNTTDTDQRLLVXVDVLKTKIDYLNNLIADKSTQNQTHTQ